From Fibrobacter sp. UWR3, one genomic window encodes:
- a CDS encoding amino acid ABC transporter substrate-binding protein: MKKLLAMFAAVACAAVLSACNDQKAESKTQADESLNKVKAAGVFVLGLDDSFPPMGFRDKDNNIVGFDIDLATEVCARLGVKLKTQPISWDAKEQELNTGKIDCIWNGMSVDSARAKAMNLSDPYLKNRMIFTVKDKALANLAALAGKKIAVQNGSTAQKLLDASEAGKAAKEIVPFDDNQTALMDLDKGGVDAVFLDEIVAKYWIVTNGKDYTVLEEGLSDEVYAVGFRKKDQALRDAVNSTLAAMKADGKFDEISAKWFGK, translated from the coding sequence ATGAAAAAGCTTTTAGCGATGTTTGCGGCGGTTGCATGTGCCGCGGTTCTTTCTGCCTGCAACGACCAGAAGGCGGAATCCAAGACTCAGGCCGATGAATCCCTGAACAAGGTGAAGGCGGCGGGCGTGTTTGTGCTCGGCCTCGACGATTCTTTTCCGCCGATGGGTTTCCGCGACAAGGACAACAACATCGTGGGTTTCGATATTGACCTCGCCACCGAAGTTTGTGCGCGCCTGGGCGTGAAGCTCAAGACGCAGCCGATTTCTTGGGACGCGAAGGAACAGGAACTGAACACCGGCAAGATTGACTGCATCTGGAACGGCATGAGCGTGGACAGTGCCCGCGCGAAGGCGATGAACCTGAGCGATCCGTATCTCAAGAACCGCATGATTTTCACGGTGAAGGACAAGGCTCTTGCAAATCTCGCTGCCCTCGCCGGCAAGAAGATTGCCGTGCAGAACGGCTCTACCGCCCAGAAGCTCCTGGATGCCTCCGAAGCGGGCAAGGCCGCCAAGGAAATCGTTCCGTTTGACGACAACCAGACGGCGCTCATGGATTTGGACAAGGGCGGCGTGGATGCTGTGTTCCTGGACGAAATCGTGGCCAAGTACTGGATTGTGACGAATGGGAAGGACTACACGGTGCTCGAGGAAGGCCTCTCCGACGAAGTCTATGCCGTGGGTTTCCGCAAGAAGGACCAGGCCCTGCGTGATGCCGTGAATTCTACCTTGGCCGCCATGAAGGCCGACGGCAAGTTCGACGAAATCTCTGCCAAGTGGTTCGGCAAGTAA
- a CDS encoding amino acid ABC transporter permease yields the protein MSDLSNLLPILWGGFCTTLAIFGFTLLFSIPLGLLIAVLKMSKWRVVRYPVSFYISVMRGTPLLLQIVAIYFGSYYLSEYAGVDFSFDRFPAVIVAFSINYAAYFAEIFRGGIQSIPKGQYEAAYMLGMTRTQTFFRIILPQVVKRVVPASANEVITLVKDTSLAQVIAVTELFALAKKQQAAYASIYPLFVAGVFYYVANLLLSVLFAYVERKLNYYK from the coding sequence ATGTCTGACCTGAGCAATTTGCTTCCTATCCTTTGGGGCGGCTTCTGCACGACGCTCGCCATTTTCGGGTTTACGCTCCTGTTCTCGATTCCGCTGGGCCTGCTCATTGCGGTCCTCAAGATGAGCAAGTGGCGCGTGGTGCGTTACCCGGTGTCGTTCTACATCTCGGTGATGCGCGGCACTCCGCTACTCCTCCAGATTGTGGCGATTTATTTCGGCTCCTACTACCTGAGCGAATATGCGGGCGTGGATTTTTCCTTTGACCGCTTCCCGGCGGTGATTGTGGCGTTTTCGATAAACTATGCGGCGTACTTTGCCGAGATTTTCCGCGGGGGCATCCAGTCCATACCCAAGGGGCAGTACGAGGCGGCCTACATGCTGGGCATGACCCGCACGCAGACGTTCTTCCGCATCATCCTCCCGCAGGTGGTAAAGCGCGTGGTGCCCGCGAGCGCCAACGAAGTCATCACGCTGGTGAAGGACACTTCCCTTGCGCAGGTGATTGCGGTGACGGAACTTTTTGCGTTGGCCAAGAAACAGCAGGCCGCCTATGCGAGCATTTACCCGCTGTTCGTGGCGGGTGTATTCTACTATGTGGCGAACCTTTTGCTGAGCGTGCTTTTCGCCTACGTGGAACGCAAGCTCAATTACTATAAGTGA